The Fundulus heteroclitus isolate FHET01 unplaced genomic scaffold, MU-UCD_Fhet_4.1 scaffold_168, whole genome shotgun sequence genome includes a window with the following:
- the cnmd gene encoding leukocyte cell-derived chemotaxin 1 isoform X3: MEKVQNSAGGSRCDAGWSTSSTPPSARVSHALRFGVVALIAGAAFMLCASVASLYMWKVSDKNVYNVSYSLNINGEVREGSVEIDSDNNLQRFQTGSGAGEAVEIHDFQIGITGIRFFGGDKCYIKSHIKANLPLMGAHNKDLLMFDLTDEPMPVRFDEEHLVWVAEKQPLKNTTFLGNRILDLCGKLPIFWLQPTSPKDGERKRSGVRRAKRQLDMKEIKTSAEERDPISRSEQEAVDEGQSAVGSGYNPENPYHRSGETGEESAMTFDSMLDHRGFCCSECQRSYTHCQRVCEPLRGYWPWPYNYRGCQVACRVIMPCRWWVARILGVV, translated from the exons ATGGAAAAAGTGCAGAATTCAGCTGGTGGATCTCGTTGCGATGCG GGTTGGAGCACATCCAGCACACCACCTTCTGCCAGAGTCAGTCATGCACTGAGATTTGGAGTTGTGGCCCTTATCGCTGGTGCAGCGTTCATGTTGTGTGCATCTGTGGCTTCCCTCTACATGTGGAAAGTCAGTGATAAAAAT GTTTATAATGTTAGTTACAGCCTGAACATCAACGGGGAGGTGAGGGAGGGCTCCGTGGAAATTGATTCTGACAACAATCTGCAGAGATTTCAAACTGGGAGCGGAGCTGGGGAGGCAGTGGAGATTCATGACTTTCAAATT GGAATAACCGGGATTCGCTTCTTCGGCGGAGACAAGTGCTATATAAAATCCCATATCAAAGCAAACCTCCCGCTCATGGGAGCACACAACAAAGACTTGCTGATGTTTGACCTG ACAGATGAACCGATGCCTGTGAGGTTCGATGAGGAGCACCTTGTATGGGTTGCAGAAAAGCAGCCGCTGAAGAACACCACTTTTTTGGGCAACAGAATACTGGACCTTTGTGGGAAACTTCCCATTTTCTGGCTCCAACCCACATCTCCTAAAG ATGGGGAGAGGAAAAGGAGCGGCGTGCGACGAGCCAAACGGCAGTTAGACATGAAGGAGATCAAGACGTCCGCCGAGGAGAGGGACCCGATTAGTCGCAGTGAGCAGGAAGCAGTGGATGAAGGGCAGTCAGCTGTGGGGTCAGGGTACAATCCTGAAAACCCCTACCAT CGCAGCGGAGAGACCGGAGAGGAGAGCGCCATGACCTTTGATAGCATGCTGGACCACCGGGGATTCTGCTGCTCAGAATGCCAGCGCAGCTACACGCACTGTCAACGAGTGTGCGAGCCCCTGCGTGGCTACTGGCCTTGGCCCTACAACTACAGAGGGTGTCAGGTGGCCTGTCGAGTCATCATGCCTTGTCGCTGGTGGGTGGCACGCATTTTGGGTGTTGTGTAG
- the cnmd gene encoding leukocyte cell-derived chemotaxin 1 isoform X2, with protein MEKVQNSAGGSRCDAGWSTSSTPPSARVSHALRFGVVALIAGAAFMLCASVASLYMWKVSDKNVYNVSYSLNINGEVREGSVEIDSDNNLQRFQTGSGAGEAVEIHDFQIGITGIRFFGGDKCYIKSHIKANLPLMGAHNKDLLMFDLTDEPMPVRFDEEHLVWVAEKQPLKNTTFLGNRILDLCGKLPIFWLQPTSPKGTDGERKRSGVRRAKRQLDMKEIKTSAEERDPISRSEQEAVDEGQSAVGSGYNPENPYHRSGETGEESAMTFDSMLDHRGFCCSECQRSYTHCQRVCEPLRGYWPWPYNYRGCQVACRVIMPCRWWVARILGVV; from the exons ATGGAAAAAGTGCAGAATTCAGCTGGTGGATCTCGTTGCGATGCG GGTTGGAGCACATCCAGCACACCACCTTCTGCCAGAGTCAGTCATGCACTGAGATTTGGAGTTGTGGCCCTTATCGCTGGTGCAGCGTTCATGTTGTGTGCATCTGTGGCTTCCCTCTACATGTGGAAAGTCAGTGATAAAAAT GTTTATAATGTTAGTTACAGCCTGAACATCAACGGGGAGGTGAGGGAGGGCTCCGTGGAAATTGATTCTGACAACAATCTGCAGAGATTTCAAACTGGGAGCGGAGCTGGGGAGGCAGTGGAGATTCATGACTTTCAAATT GGAATAACCGGGATTCGCTTCTTCGGCGGAGACAAGTGCTATATAAAATCCCATATCAAAGCAAACCTCCCGCTCATGGGAGCACACAACAAAGACTTGCTGATGTTTGACCTG ACAGATGAACCGATGCCTGTGAGGTTCGATGAGGAGCACCTTGTATGGGTTGCAGAAAAGCAGCCGCTGAAGAACACCACTTTTTTGGGCAACAGAATACTGGACCTTTGTGGGAAACTTCCCATTTTCTGGCTCCAACCCACATCTCCTAAAG GAACAGATGGGGAGAGGAAAAGGAGCGGCGTGCGACGAGCCAAACGGCAGTTAGACATGAAGGAGATCAAGACGTCCGCCGAGGAGAGGGACCCGATTAGTCGCAGTGAGCAGGAAGCAGTGGATGAAGGGCAGTCAGCTGTGGGGTCAGGGTACAATCCTGAAAACCCCTACCAT CGCAGCGGAGAGACCGGAGAGGAGAGCGCCATGACCTTTGATAGCATGCTGGACCACCGGGGATTCTGCTGCTCAGAATGCCAGCGCAGCTACACGCACTGTCAACGAGTGTGCGAGCCCCTGCGTGGCTACTGGCCTTGGCCCTACAACTACAGAGGGTGTCAGGTGGCCTGTCGAGTCATCATGCCTTGTCGCTGGTGGGTGGCACGCATTTTGGGTGTTGTGTAG
- the cnmd gene encoding leukocyte cell-derived chemotaxin 1 isoform X1, with translation MEKVQNSAGGSRCDAGWSTSSTPPSARVSHALRFGVVALIAGAAFMLCASVASLYMWKVSDKNVYNVSYSLNINGEVREGSVEIDSDNNLQRFQTGSGAGEAVEIHDFQIGITGIRFFGGDKCYIKSHIKANLPLMGAHNKDLLMFDLTDEPMPVRFDEEHLVWVAEKQPLKNTTFLGNRILDLCGKLPIFWLQPTSPKGFFHISHSLLKDVVGPKQDFTYGERKRSGVRRAKRQLDMKEIKTSAEERDPISRSEQEAVDEGQSAVGSGYNPENPYHRSGETGEESAMTFDSMLDHRGFCCSECQRSYTHCQRVCEPLRGYWPWPYNYRGCQVACRVIMPCRWWVARILGVV, from the exons ATGGAAAAAGTGCAGAATTCAGCTGGTGGATCTCGTTGCGATGCG GGTTGGAGCACATCCAGCACACCACCTTCTGCCAGAGTCAGTCATGCACTGAGATTTGGAGTTGTGGCCCTTATCGCTGGTGCAGCGTTCATGTTGTGTGCATCTGTGGCTTCCCTCTACATGTGGAAAGTCAGTGATAAAAAT GTTTATAATGTTAGTTACAGCCTGAACATCAACGGGGAGGTGAGGGAGGGCTCCGTGGAAATTGATTCTGACAACAATCTGCAGAGATTTCAAACTGGGAGCGGAGCTGGGGAGGCAGTGGAGATTCATGACTTTCAAATT GGAATAACCGGGATTCGCTTCTTCGGCGGAGACAAGTGCTATATAAAATCCCATATCAAAGCAAACCTCCCGCTCATGGGAGCACACAACAAAGACTTGCTGATGTTTGACCTG ACAGATGAACCGATGCCTGTGAGGTTCGATGAGGAGCACCTTGTATGGGTTGCAGAAAAGCAGCCGCTGAAGAACACCACTTTTTTGGGCAACAGAATACTGGACCTTTGTGGGAAACTTCCCATTTTCTGGCTCCAACCCACATCTCCTAAAGGTTTCTTCCACATTTCCCACAGTCTGCTTAAGGATGTAGTCGGCCCCAAGCAGGATTTCACTT ATGGGGAGAGGAAAAGGAGCGGCGTGCGACGAGCCAAACGGCAGTTAGACATGAAGGAGATCAAGACGTCCGCCGAGGAGAGGGACCCGATTAGTCGCAGTGAGCAGGAAGCAGTGGATGAAGGGCAGTCAGCTGTGGGGTCAGGGTACAATCCTGAAAACCCCTACCAT CGCAGCGGAGAGACCGGAGAGGAGAGCGCCATGACCTTTGATAGCATGCTGGACCACCGGGGATTCTGCTGCTCAGAATGCCAGCGCAGCTACACGCACTGTCAACGAGTGTGCGAGCCCCTGCGTGGCTACTGGCCTTGGCCCTACAACTACAGAGGGTGTCAGGTGGCCTGTCGAGTCATCATGCCTTGTCGCTGGTGGGTGGCACGCATTTTGGGTGTTGTGTAG